The window TATTAACAAAGGCCCAGACAATTAAGTTATTTCTCTTTTTATCTTTAGCTTCAAGACATAAGTTATTTAAACTTAAGAGGTGGAAGTTATTTTTAATTGAAATAATCGGAATCAATTTGTTTCTTTTGTTCCACCATTTTAGCGTTCATCAATAGTCTACAGGAGCATCAGCAATCTTCTTGCACCTACCAACCTTATTACAGAAAGAAATATTAGATTTAATTACTTCCTTTCCTCTTTTACTTCAGGTAAATCCTTTTGTTCAGCAGTTCGCTTTAGCAAAGCTTCGGCTTCTTCATCCTCTAACCATTTTTCTTGATCAAAAAGCATTTGTTGTTGTAAACGAATTACATTTGGATCAGGAATATCAACAAATTTCCTTGCCCCTAAATAAAGAATACTATAAAAATTGATTCTAAATCTATAAAAATTGCTTTCTATAGCTTGAAGCTCTGCCTGGGAGTTACCAAACACTACAATTTTTTTGGGTGAAATATTAGCAACTTTTATAAAATTCAATAAAACATTAGCCTTGGCAGAAGCCCCAGTAAAAATTATGCCATGATAAAAAATTGAAGTATGATCTTCTTTTTTCTCGATTTCTATAATGTCTTTATCATTGATTTTTTCAGTAAAACTTATACCGAGTTCTTTGAGCTCCGAAAGCCTTTTTGGTTCAATATTTTTTATTTGAATTGGCATAGTACACAAAGCGTAAACCGGTACTTTTCTTTTTTTTAAATTTTCAATAAAATTTTTCCAGCCTTCCTCCACCAGCATCAATTTACGCATTTGATACCATTTGACAATTAAATTCAAATATTGAGGATTTGTTTTAGATAAGCTAAATAGTTCATAAATAAAAAGACGATAAGGATTATCACCGTAGTAAAACATTTTTGATTTTGGCATTACCAAAACGTCGTCAAGCTCTATAAATACTATAGTATTTTCGTCAATTAGTTTATCAAGATTTTTAATAGTTATTGAATCCACGGAATAGGTTGGAATAATCTCTCCTTTAGCTGTACCACAAAATGTGAAAACTACCACAATAAACAACAGCTTAAGCTTATTCTTCATAAGGGTTCTCCGATTTTACGTCCACTTGCTTTCTCTTAGTCTGGTTCAGTTTCTTTACAAACTCCTGCCAAAATTGCAAATACTCCTCAGGAGAAATTTCTTTAGTTTCTAGAGGCGGGAGTTTATAAAGAATACCAAAAAATTCATTATCGTTTTTTAGTATTTTCAACTGCTTTTCCAAAGCTTGCAGAAAAACTTCATTGGAAGAAACCGCTACTACTATATCAGGTAACTTTTCTAATTTTGTTGCCAGAAACGTGCTTAAAACCTGAATTGCCGAATTATTTTCACTACTACTATTATAGCTTAACAAACCTTGGTAAAAAGTAGGGTAAGTACCGGCAACTTTTTTCAGCTCTTTATTAAAAATAAAATGTGTATTAGCAAAAACTCCTTCGGTTAGGTCTATTTTTTTGTTTTTTAGATAATTATAAGTCCATACATCAATAGCATCTATATTATTAATTCCTCCGGTAACATTAGAAGTAGTAATAATCAAAAGCGCTTTATTCTTTTGAATATAATCTACTAAATCAGGTAATTCTTTATCTCCGAGTTCGGTTGGATACTGAGTTAGTATCAATGGATTTATATAAAGCCCCTTGGAATTATCAATTTTACTAAAAGCTTTTTTTAGTAGCGGATTAAAATTTTGATCCTGTGGTTGCATAGCAGGATGTGTAGATCTTAAAATAAAACCTTCAATAGGGAATATGAATAAAATTTTTTGTGGGTTTCTTTTTTCAAATATTTCTCCTACCATATCCTTTATTTCCTTGATACTTTCAGGATTATATATTTCTGCATAAGATGAAAAAGAAGCAAAAACATAAATCAGCATTAAAAACAAAGATATGTTTTTCATAAAAATCACAAGGGCTAAATATTGTTAAAACCCAAGCTTAGCACAATTAATCAAAATTTTAATAAGAATTGCATCTTGGAGCTGAAAAGTTAGTTATTATAGCGTTTGTTGAATCACTATTTCAGCATAAAATTAATATTTATCTATAGAGGATTACCATAAATTTAATAATTTCCACCACATTCCGCCTATTCCTCCCCAAATTAGCAGATATATTATGCTTGTTACTAGCCCTATATACCACCAGTCTTTGGTTCTCATGTAACCGGCACCAAAAAATATTGGCGTACTACTTAGCCCAAAATGGGTTAGCCCAGCAGATAAAGTAGATAGGAAACTCAAAATTAACGTTGCCATTAACCCCGGTACTCCTGCATTAATAAATAAAACTAAAAATGTCGGTAACAACACACTAATATGAGCAGTAGTACTTGCAAAAAGATAATGAATGTAAAAGTAAATTAATGATAATATAATTAATGAATTTATCGGCGAACTACTCATAAAAAGAAATTGCAATTTACCTCCAATCCATGTCATTAGGCCAAATTTAGAGAGAAAATCCGACAACATAACTAATGTTCCAAACCAGATAAAAGTGTGCCACGCTCCCTTATCGGCTAAATTATCTTCAAAATTAATTACTTTAGTAACCAGTAAAATAGATAAACCCATTAGCGCTACAGTAGTCGGAGACAAACCAAATTTAGAGCCATTAATCCATAATGCTATTAAAATTACAAACACCGCCATCATAATAATTTCCTGTAGGGAAATTTTACCCATAGCATCTAATTTTTCTCTAGCGATTTGCGGAGCAGAATTCGAATACCTAATTGCAGGGGGATAAAGATAATAGACAACTAACGGCATTACTGCTAAAGAGATAATACCAGGGACAATTGCTGCTAACGCCCAATCCGTCCAAGATATTGTAATACCAGCGCTCGCTGCAAATTTTATTGCTAGCGGATTAGCTGCCATTGCCGTAACAAATAAGGCACTGGTAATAACCGTAGACTGCGCACAAACACTCATAATAAAACCACCATTTCTAGAAGAAATACCAGGGTGTTCTTCATCGGAAAAAGATTTACAAATTGATTTTGCAATAGGAAAAATTATACCACCTCCTCTTGCGGAAGCACTAGGAATAAGAGGCGATAGAACAAAATCGGCAATAACCAGGGCATAAGAAATACCAAGGGTACTATGACCTATTTTAGATAGGACATAATAGGCAATTCTAGAGCCTAATCCAGTTTTAATAAAACCATGAGAAATGAAAAAGGCAAAAACAATCAGCCAAACTATACTATCCCCAAATCCAGACAAACATTCTGCCAATGATAATGTATTTGTAAGAACACAAGCTAAAACACTAAGTAAGGCAATAACTCCCATAGGTAAAGGATTTAAGATAATACCAACTATAGTAGCAGTAAAAATAATCAGTAAGTGCCAGCCGTTTTCAGGTAAAGCTTCGGAAACCGGCAAGTACCACATTATTGAGGAAAGACCAAAAATAATGAAGAGGATAAGAGTTTGTTTATGCTTTTTTGCTTTATTTAACATATCATTATGAATAAATTAATTTGGCCATTTTAATAAATCAGCAATCTATACCACAAACTGAATAAATCAGCTAATATTTTTAATGAGCCTCATCTATTTAGAACAATTCCGATGTTGTATTATTTTCGTTATTAGGAAAATCAGGAGTATTCAGGCGATGATTGTTATATCAGGGTTTTAACCCCATAGAGCGATAAAGTTCAGGATTCTCTTCCCAGGATTTTCTAACTTTAACAAAAAGAAATAAATGAATTTTTACACCCAACAATTCTTCAATATTAATCCTTGCTTTAGTGCCAATTTCTTTGATTTTTTCCCCTTTCTGTCCAATGATCATATTTTTATAACTTTCCTTGGAAACTATTATAGTTTGGTTTATTTTCACTGAGCCGTCCGATTTATTTTGCCAGCTTTCGTTCTCAACAGTTAAATTATAAGGTAATTCCTGGTGAAGCTTCAGAAATAATTGCTCTCTAGTAATTTCCGATGCCAAAAAACGCATAGATAAATTGGTTATATCATCCTTTTCATATAACCAATTTGCTTTTTGCGCATTATTTTTTAGAAATTCAATAAAACCATCTATACCGTGACCAGTTAAAGCAGATATATTAAATTTGTGGGAATCTGGACAGTTTTTAATCAAATAATTTAAGTTATCTAGGTAGTATTTGGGGTGGAGGTCAATTTTGTTTAATAAAAAAACTACTTTTTTACCCAGTTCTTTAATCCTTAAGATAATAGTGTCCATCATTTCATCGATTTTTGCTCCGCTATCTAAAATAAGGACAATTATATCAGCGCTGTTTAAACTAGACCAGGCACATTTGACCATGGCTTTTTCAAGCCTCTTTTTAGCCTTAAAAATACCAGGAGTATCAAATAGTATCAGTTGCGTGTCTCCAATAGTGACAACCCCGGTAATGATAGACCTGGTTGTCTGGACTTTTGGAGTAACAATTGAAATTCTTTGACCGATTATCTTATTTAAAAGAGTAGATTTTCCGGCATTTGGTTTACCAATAATGCACACTGAAAGTAATTTTTGCTCTTCTGGTTTTAACATATTTTATAAAGTTTATTTTTTGCTGCTAAAAATTTTAAGTATAGCTTTTACTGATTTGCTTATTTTTACAATAATAGAAAAGCTAGTTTTCACTATTTAATACTTTATTTAACAGTTTTTTTGCGGCTTCTTTTTCAGCGCTTTTTATAGAAGTTCCATTACCGATTTCTTTATAAGCTCCCGCTGATACTCGAACCGTAAACTGAGGCATATGGGCAAGTCCAGACTTACTTATTGTCTCATAATACGGCATTCCATATTTTTGACTTTGAGACCATTCCTGCAAAGATGTTTTAGGATCAACCTTATTTAAATCAAAATCATATAAAAATTCCGACCATAATTTTGTAACGATGGCTTTTATATTTTCCATACCACCATCAAGGTAAACAGCAGCGATCACGGCTTCCATGGTATTTTCAATATTATTTGGATTTACTCTCCCCCCAGATTCTTCCTCACCTTTAGTCATAATTATAAAATTTGCTAAATTAATTTTTTCTGCAACACAGCAAATTGTCTCCTTACTTACTAAATACGATTTTATTTTAGCAATGCCTCCCTCATCAGATTTATTGTAAATATTAAATACCATTTCAGTAATAAGAAAACCTAAGATAGCATCACCAAGTATTTCAAAGCGCTCATAATTTTTACGCCAATCGGATTCATGCTGTTTGAGGGATGGATGGCTTAAAGCTTCACAAATAAGCTCAGGATTTTTGAATCGGTAATTTATTAACTGCTCCAGTTTTGTAATATCCTCTTTGTAAAATCTGTCCATTATTTGCTATTTATACCATTAAGTTACCGGTATGGGTAGGATAACTTTTTTTCTTAAAGTATTTCTATTTATCTATATCGTACAGGCTTTTAAATAACCGATCAAACCTAACTGAAGATAACCACGTCCAGAACCTGGCTAATTGATCTAAAATCCCCAGCTTCTCATCCCAAAAAATTTCTTTTGTCGATAAAAAGACAAATTGGGCTTTAGCTATTAAATTTTCAAATGACACAAAACCTAGCTGATATCTACTATCTCCCGATTGATCACGATTATCCCCCATAAAGAAAAAATGATCTTTTGGAACTATATAAGGCCCAAAATCACTATGTCCGGTTTCAGCTATTCCGTCCAATTCTTTTAGTTTATAAGTATAAAAACTTAAACCATTAGGAAAAGTTTCTTTATATTTTACGTATTCCTGATTTGTTTCATCAAAATACTCCCCTACTTTTACTCTTTCTACAGGAATATCATTTATATAAGTTACGTCTTTTTTTATCTCTATTTTTTCTCCAGGAAGGCCAATTAAGCGTTTTATATAACGGGTAGTCATATCATGAGGCGGGCGCATTATTATAATATCACCTCTCTCTGGAACGGAAGCAAGAACCCTTCCCTTAAATAAATCCGGACTAAAAGGAATGGAATATCGGCTAAAACCATAACTATATTTGGTTGAAAAAATATAGTCATTCCTTAGAATAGTGGCCTGCATAGAAGGAGTAGGCACAAAAAACAACTCTATAACAAATGTTCTAATTGATAGAGCAAATAAAATAACTAATAATAATGACGTTATTTCAGATTTTATATTTTTTTTTACCTCAGTTTCGGCCACAATTTATCTCAATTTAGTTAATAACGATGGCTATAATAACGATTCGCTACAATTAAATCCAGATAATTATGTATATAAATACTAAATTTTCCTCTCCTAATTACCCGCTTAGGACAAGCAAAATAGAATATATAATTTTACACTATACTGAAATACCACTTCAAGACGCCTTAGCAAGACTTACAGATATTAAATCTGAGGTAAGTGTTCATTATCTAATTAAAGAAGATGGGAAGGTTTTGCAGCTAGTTGATGATTACAAAATAGCATGGCATGCGGGAAAAAGCAGTTGGAAAAATTTTACCCAGTTAAATCATCATTCCCTGGGAATAGAAATAGATAATTCCGGAACAGCAGAATTTTCTGCTATTCAAATGCAGTCATGTATAGAGCTATGCAGTTATTTAGTTAATAAACATAATATTAACCCTGCTAACGTAATTGGGCACTCAGATATAGCTCCAGACCGAAAAATTGACCCTGGCATATTTTTTGATTGGCAGTTGCTAGCAAACCAAGGTCTTGGCTGTTGGCATAATTTAGAATACTCCCAGGATTTGGCAAATACGATTTTATATAAATTTGGGCAGCAAGGAAAAGAAATTGCAAACTTCCAACAAGATTTGAGAGCACTAGGTTACAAGCTAAATATATCAGGTAAAATTGACAGCCAGACTAGTAACGTGATCAGAGCTTTTCAAGCTCATTTTTGCCCAAAACTGATTTGGGACAAAGGCGGATTAGATTTTTATCAAAATTTATCGGCACTTTACCATTGGGATAGTTTTTCAGAACAGGCCTTACAAAAGCTATTATCTTAAAAAAGTGGTATTACTAAATAACGGTGGGCAATAAGCGTTTGCTGAAACATGAAATAAAATTTATCTTCATCTTCGCAACCTAAATATGCTCCCATGCACCAATTATGGCTAAACCCAAAACTGTAATCCCAAATGGGAATAGCACTACCAGTCGTATAAATTAAGCTTAGAAGTTTATAGGAAAAACTATTTTTGTATTACCTTAGCATTAACAATTTTTCCTTTAACCTCCGCCAGGTCAAAAAGATGTATTTCGCCGTCCTCTTCAAAAATAAGGTCACCAATAATAAGGCTTCTACCTTTTAATTCTAAAACTTGTACTGACGATTGATTGGATACAAAATCCAAAAACCCCTTGCCCTTATTTACTTTTTTAAAAAGAATATTACCATTAACTACAGTGTTGGTAAAAGTAGTACGCATGGTCGCAATTTTGATATCATTTAACTTCCCATTGGTTATTTTGACACCACCATTAAATACCGCTTCCCCTATAATCTCAATATTTTTCCCTGTAAATGAACCATTACTTTCAACATTTCTAGCTTGAAGCCCATCAACATCAAAAGATCCATTAGATTTTACGGTTTTGCATTCTAAGTTTTCACCATGAATGCTTCCATTAACAATAAGCAAATCTTTGATAACAAGTCCGTTAAATGTAAGATGCCCATTAACTTTTAAAGAGTCATATTCTCCTTTGGTTAAATGAGAACTACCATTGATCGCTGATACTTCTTTCGCAATAGCTGGCGCATTAAGTCCTACCAAGGTCATAAATATTGTAAATAATATTTTTTTCATTTCTTGAACTCCTAAATTTTAACTTTTTGGTAAATCAATAAGCGAGAACTTTTAAATTAGAGCAACCCCTTTGCTAAAACTACTATAACCGCAAAGTTTCAACTATAGGCCGCTTTGCAAAAAGCTGATCAAAATCTCTGGACTTCCAAATTCACTTTTAAATAGTTTTGATATTTAATAGCTAGACTCTTTTAGCCGTTTTTAATTGCTTTTGGCAAGGTAAACCAGATTGTAGTACCCATTCTTTTACTTTCGGCTTTGATTGTTCCGCCGTGTACTTCAATAACCTTTTTACACACCGCAAGGCCTACTCCTCTTCCACCGGCAAAACTTTCTGTCCTTGAACTAACCGTAAATTCTTCAAATACTTCGTCTAATTCACTTGGTGGAATCTCTATCCCCTCGTCACTAATGCTGAAAATTATCGTTTCATTATCATTATCCCGTTTGATGCTAATTGCAATAGTTCCGCTTTTGGCGTAATTGATACTATTGATAATTAAATTATCTATTGCCTGGCTTAGGTAGTATTTATCAATATTTAAGATGATCCCCTCTTCAATATCCAGCTGCCAGTTCCTTCTGCTGGTCTCTGGCCCTTCTTGCCAGTGAATAGTACTTTCTTCCTTATTCTCGTATAGCTTGCGGCAAAGAGTAACCCTATCCTCTACTAGCTGACTAAAGTCCGTTTCTACCAGTTTTAAGTCATAACTTGGTTTATTCAGTTTTGAGAGGCTTGATATATTCGAATCAAATACCTCAAGACGAAGCGAGCTATCTAGTATCGTTTTAGCTGCTACTTTTCGCTGCTCATCATTTAACTTATCATAATCCTGCACCAGTACCTGAGCCATGCTCGATATCCCCGTCATCGGAGCGTGATATTCATGCGTTATATTGCGAATAAAACGTCCTTTTAATGCTTCTGCTTCCCTGGTCTGCTCCTTGTACATGTTTATCCGGCCACTTAGATGCTCGTTCTTTTCTTCAGTTAGCTCCTGATGCTCTTGTTTGGGTTTGAAAAACATTAATAATACCGCTCCGGCAAGTATTACCACATATATGGATACAAACTCAGGTGAACCGACTGTAAAATCAATCTCATTTATTCCAGCATAATATTTATATAGCTCTAAACCAAAGTAAAACCCTACTATGCTCATCCCTATCCCAAGCCGCCAACCGGTTAGAATCGTCGCTATTAATATATTCAGTACAAACAGGGCAAATTGTAACTGGCCAAATTTATTGACCATCACAAAGAAAACGGCAAATACAATCAACATATAGAAAATTACTATGTGCCACGCTACCTGCACTATAATCTCATGCTTTATCCTCGGCGGCCAAATCGGATACATCGCTATTACCACCCCTGTAACCATCATGATCTGATAAACAACTACAATCACCTTGCTTTGATCGCCTACAAGCTCTAACCTGGTCGAATACATGGTGCTAAAACCATATATTATAAAATATATCCCAAGCCACATGTAATTAAGCTCATCTTTTGGGGCTCTCTCCTTGCAAAACTCAATAAAGCTAAAATCCTGAATATTTCTTATTAAAGCTGATATCATCCGGTTATTTTCCTTCTTGCTCTTTTCCAAATAGCTATAATCCTTAATCCCGACCCAGCCACCTGCCTGCTTAAATATATAATGAAAGCCAAAAAGAACTAGCATATTGACGAGCATTCCTATCAATATAGTATCAGCTTTCACTTCAAAAATATTACCAACTAACACAACAAAAAAACCTGCCACCATTGCTGCCGACACTGACTTTTTTGTGCTACGGAAACCAAAAATGGCTAGTAATAAGGGCACAGTTACAATTGGTAAATAAAAACTTGCTGAAGTCATTACTATACTAAGCAAATCAGTTTTTATAATTGCCAGATAGGTAGCAAAAATACCTAATACTAAAGAGAATAATTTAGATAAAACTAGTTCATTTATTTTTATGTTAAAAGTTTTTCCAATATCATTGGCAAATAGTACTGCTGCGGCATTAATACGTGAATCCGCAGTAGACATGGCCATAGCCGCTATCCCTATTATCATTAAGCCTTTTAAGCCTACAAAAGTATAGTTATCTACTAAATAATTAACTACTTGATTATGTTGCAGTCCTGGTTCTAGAAGTGTAAGCAAAAATGGAATCCAGCATATGGAAAGAGTTACCAAACCAAACAAAATTGCCGCAATAAACCAGGCCTTTCTTGCTTGGTAAATATCACGTCCCATAGAAATCCTTTGAAAAGAGGTAGGATCTGTAGAAGGCATAATAAAATAAAGAATTAATGGTATCATGTCCCATAATTTGGGGTTACCAATATCCAATACTTTTTTATAATCAAAATTAGAATTTTCTATTATTTCACTAAACGCAATATTGTTATTGTAAATATGATTCCATAGAACCACTCCTATCAATGGAACAACAAAACCAAAAGTAATAAATTGTATTACATCAGTATAAGTTACAGCTCTAATACCACCAAAAGAAGAATATACCACAACAATTGCTGATGCTAAAAGGATTGCATAAGTAGAATCCATTCCTAAGAAATAATTAAATATATTGCCAAATACCTTAAACTGTACGGCAATTCCTCCTACCATTTTAAGGATACCACAAATCGCTGTTATCAATCGTATTTCTTTACCATAGATATCACCCATTGCTTCTGCTACCGAAACATTCCCCAAAAACTCTCCCATTCTAGGTATCAGGAAGTAAACTGTAATAAACATTTGAATAATTATAAAAACAGTAGGAATAAGATAATAAAAACCATCAGAATAGGTTTTTGTAAGAATTATAAAAAATCCACTGCCCGTAACACAAGTTGCAACTATAGTAGAAACTAAAGCCCCAGTAGAAAAATTTCTGCCGCCTAAGGAATAGTCACTAATCGTTTTTACTTCCCGGCCGTAAGCAAGCCCCACAACAAGGTTGGTAACCAAAAACGCTATAAAAATAATCGCAATCATCCCTTGACATTCAATAGATAATAGTTTATACTTAGGTTTATAATAAGGTAAAGAATTATGAACTTTTTTGAATTTAACAAACAGTTTCCTACTGAACTTGATTGTATAAAGTACTTTATCACAATTAGGTATAATAATAAACCCGTTTGCAGACATTGCGGGAGCGACAGATTAACACACAGAAGAGATACACCTAAAAATTTTCAATGTATCTTCTGTAATAAAGGTTTCTCAATCTTCAAAGGGACAATATTTGAGAAGTCTGACACTGATTTACGTAAATGGTTTTATGCTATTCACTTGTTTTTAAATAGTAAAAAAGGTATATCAGGCTACCAACTAAAAAGAGAAATAGGCGTTACTTATAAAACGGCTTGGCGTATGCTTAAGCAAATCAGGCTTGCTATGGGTAATATTGAAAACCAGCAATTTTTTGGTACTTTAATTGAAGTGGATGAGACCTATGTAGGCGGTAGACCTAGGAAGAAAAACAATAGAGATGATGATAACGATAACTTACCACCAGTAAATAAAAGGGGGCGTGGTACTAAAAAGAACGTTGTTGTTGGTTGTATTGATAAGATAAATAAGTCTGTATTTGCTAAAGTTATGATTAAAAACAACGATGGCAAGAAATTAACAGGTAAGCAGCTATTAGATGTATTGAATCAAGTTATAACCCAAGATAGCGTCATTATTAGCGATGAGTTCAAAGGATATAATATCCTCGGTAAGAAAACAAGCCATATCCATTTAAGAGTAGACCATACGAAAGAATATGTAGCCAGCGGTAACATTCACACCAACAATATGGAGAACTTTTGGGGAACTCTAAAGCGTGGAATACTCGGCATATATCACCACGTATCAGCTAAGCATCTTCAAAAGTATGTTGATGAGTTTGCTTTTAGATATAATACTAGAGAAAATGGTTGTGTATTTAATTTGATTTTACAACAGGCGGTTTTCTAACGAATTGAATAGAGAGACTTCCATTTTCTAAACGATTTAAAATACCTTCTATATGTACTTTATGATAAACTTCATATTTTTCATTATTTAAAATACCGTATTTTAAAGCAATAGTTGCTGTAATTTTTAAAGATTTAGCTATGTTTATATCTTTTACTTTAATTATCCCTGTCGCTGCATTAGAAAGGTAATAAGGTGGAAGTAAAACTGATGATTTATTTATTACATCTATTTCATCTTTTTGATGTGTCTGACCATTAACAATTA of the Candidatus Megaera polyxenophila genome contains:
- a CDS encoding 3'-phosphoadenosine 5'-phosphosulfate 3'-phosphatase — translated: MKNKLKLLFIVVVFTFCGTAKGEIIPTYSVDSITIKNLDKLIDENTIVFIELDDVLVMPKSKMFYYGDNPYRLFIYELFSLSKTNPQYLNLIVKWYQMRKLMLVEEGWKNFIENLKKRKVPVYALCTMPIQIKNIEPKRLSELKELGISFTEKINDKDIIEIEKKEDHTSIFYHGIIFTGASAKANVLLNFIKVANISPKKIVVFGNSQAELQAIESNFYRFRINFYSILYLGARKFVDIPDPNVIRLQQQMLFDQEKWLEDEEAEALLKRTAEQKDLPEVKEERK
- a CDS encoding 2-oxoglutarate translocator — protein: MLNKAKKHKQTLILFIIFGLSSIMWYLPVSEALPENGWHLLIIFTATIVGIILNPLPMGVIALLSVLACVLTNTLSLAECLSGFGDSIVWLIVFAFFISHGFIKTGLGSRIAYYVLSKIGHSTLGISYALVIADFVLSPLIPSASARGGGIIFPIAKSICKSFSDEEHPGISSRNGGFIMSVCAQSTVITSALFVTAMAANPLAIKFAASAGITISWTDWALAAIVPGIISLAVMPLVVYYLYPPAIRYSNSAPQIAREKLDAMGKISLQEIIMMAVFVILIALWINGSKFGLSPTTVALMGLSILLVTKVINFEDNLADKGAWHTFIWFGTLVMLSDFLSKFGLMTWIGGKLQFLFMSSSPINSLIILSLIYFYIHYLFASTTAHISVLLPTFLVLFINAGVPGLMATLILSFLSTLSAGLTHFGLSSTPIFFGAGYMRTKDWWYIGLVTSIIYLLIWGGIGGMWWKLLNLW
- the era gene encoding GTPase Era — protein: MLKPEEQKLLSVCIIGKPNAGKSTLLNKIIGQRISIVTPKVQTTRSIITGVVTIGDTQLILFDTPGIFKAKKRLEKAMVKCAWSSLNSADIIVLILDSGAKIDEMMDTIILRIKELGKKVVFLLNKIDLHPKYYLDNLNYLIKNCPDSHKFNISALTGHGIDGFIEFLKNNAQKANWLYEKDDITNLSMRFLASEITREQLFLKLHQELPYNLTVENESWQNKSDGSVKINQTIIVSKESYKNMIIGQKGEKIKEIGTKARINIEELLGVKIHLFLFVKVRKSWEENPELYRSMGLKP
- a CDS encoding ribonuclease 3 translates to MDRFYKEDITKLEQLINYRFKNPELICEALSHPSLKQHESDWRKNYERFEILGDAILGFLITEMVFNIYNKSDEGGIAKIKSYLVSKETICCVAEKINLANFIIMTKGEEESGGRVNPNNIENTMEAVIAAVYLDGGMENIKAIVTKLWSEFLYDFDLNKVDPKTSLQEWSQSQKYGMPYYETISKSGLAHMPQFTVRVSAGAYKEIGNGTSIKSAEKEAAKKLLNKVLNSEN
- a CDS encoding signal peptidase I, coding for MAETEVKKNIKSEITSLLLVILFALSIRTFVIELFFVPTPSMQATILRNDYIFSTKYSYGFSRYSIPFSPDLFKGRVLASVPERGDIIIMRPPHDMTTRYIKRLIGLPGEKIEIKKDVTYINDIPVERVKVGEYFDETNQEYVKYKETFPNGLSFYTYKLKELDGIAETGHSDFGPYIVPKDHFFFMGDNRDQSGDSRYQLGFVSFENLIAKAQFVFLSTKEIFWDEKLGILDQLARFWTWLSSVRFDRLFKSLYDIDK
- a CDS encoding N-acetylmuramoyl-L-alanine amidase, encoding MYINTKFSSPNYPLRTSKIEYIILHYTEIPLQDALARLTDIKSEVSVHYLIKEDGKVLQLVDDYKIAWHAGKSSWKNFTQLNHHSLGIEIDNSGTAEFSAIQMQSCIELCSYLVNKHNINPANVIGHSDIAPDRKIDPGIFFDWQLLANQGLGCWHNLEYSQDLANTILYKFGQQGKEIANFQQDLRALGYKLNISGKIDSQTSNVIRAFQAHFCPKLIWDKGGLDFYQNLSALYHWDSFSEQALQKLLS
- a CDS encoding alkaline phosphatase — protein: MIAIIFIAFLVTNLVVGLAYGREVKTISDYSLGGRNFSTGALVSTIVATCVTGSGFFIILTKTYSDGFYYLIPTVFIIIQMFITVYFLIPRMGEFLGNVSVAEAMGDIYGKEIRLITAICGILKMVGGIAVQFKVFGNIFNYFLGMDSTYAILLASAIVVVYSSFGGIRAVTYTDVIQFITFGFVVPLIGVVLWNHIYNNNIAFSEIIENSNFDYKKVLDIGNPKLWDMIPLILYFIMPSTDPTSFQRISMGRDIYQARKAWFIAAILFGLVTLSICWIPFLLTLLEPGLQHNQVVNYLVDNYTFVGLKGLMIIGIAAMAMSTADSRINAAAVLFANDIGKTFNIKINELVLSKLFSLVLGIFATYLAIIKTDLLSIVMTSASFYLPIVTVPLLLAIFGFRSTKKSVSAAMVAGFFVVLVGNIFEVKADTILIGMLVNMLVLFGFHYIFKQAGGWVGIKDYSYLEKSKKENNRMISALIRNIQDFSFIEFCKERAPKDELNYMWLGIYFIIYGFSTMYSTRLELVGDQSKVIVVVYQIMMVTGVVIAMYPIWPPRIKHEIIVQVAWHIVIFYMLIVFAVFFVMVNKFGQLQFALFVLNILIATILTGWRLGIGMSIVGFYFGLELYKYYAGINEIDFTVGSPEFVSIYVVILAGAVLLMFFKPKQEHQELTEEKNEHLSGRINMYKEQTREAEALKGRFIRNITHEYHAPMTGISSMAQVLVQDYDKLNDEQRKVAAKTILDSSLRLEVFDSNISSLSKLNKPSYDLKLVETDFSQLVEDRVTLCRKLYENKEESTIHWQEGPETSRRNWQLDIEEGIILNIDKYYLSQAIDNLIINSINYAKSGTIAISIKRDNDNETIIFSISDEGIEIPPSELDEVFEEFTVSSRTESFAGGRGVGLAVCKKVIEVHGGTIKAESKRMGTTIWFTLPKAIKNG
- a CDS encoding transposase, translating into MNFFEFNKQFPTELDCIKYFITIRYNNKPVCRHCGSDRLTHRRDTPKNFQCIFCNKGFSIFKGTIFEKSDTDLRKWFYAIHLFLNSKKGISGYQLKREIGVTYKTAWRMLKQIRLAMGNIENQQFFGTLIEVDETYVGGRPRKKNNRDDDNDNLPPVNKRGRGTKKNVVVGCIDKINKSVFAKVMIKNNDGKKLTGKQLLDVLNQVITQDSVIISDEFKGYNILGKKTSHIHLRVDHTKEYVASGNIHTNNMENFWGTLKRGILGIYHHVSAKHLQKYVDEFAFRYNTRENGCVFNLILQQAVF